From the genome of Impatiens glandulifera chromosome 9, dImpGla2.1, whole genome shotgun sequence, one region includes:
- the LOC124914356 gene encoding probable cinnamyl alcohol dehydrogenase 9 — MAKSAEDIHPRKAFGWAARDASGILSPFKFSRRENEDDDVTVKVLYCGVCHSDLHTIRNDWGFSTYPVVPGHEVVGIVTGIGKNVEKFTVGQRVGVGVIVNSCRACEPCEQNLENYCSKLVFTYNSTDHDGTKTQGGYSDTMVVHQRYVIRFPDSLPGDAGAPLLCAGITVYSPMKYYGMTEPGKHLGVVGLGGLGHMAVKFGKAFGLKVTVISTSQKKEAEAINKLGADAFLLSTDPTKVQGCLGTMDYIIDTVSAVHALAPLIGLLKLNGKLITLGLPEKPLEVPINKLCLGRKLVGGSDFGGMKETEEMLEFCAEHNLTSEIELIRMEDVNTAMERLVKSDVKYRFVIDVANSLSPQLVKL, encoded by the exons atGGCGAAATCTGCTGAAGATATTCATCCGCGCAAGGCATTCGGCTGGGCTGCTCGAGACGCCTCCGGCATCCTTTCTCCATTCAAATTTTCTCGCAG AGAAAATGAGGACGATGATGTAACAGTTAAGGTCCTCTATTGTGGAGTTTGCCACTCTGATTTGCACACTATAAGAAACGATTGGGGTTTCTCTACTTATCCTGTTGTTCCAGG GCATGAAGTTGTCGGCATAGTGACAGGAATTGGAAAAAACGTGGAGAAATTCACGGTTGGTCAAAGAGTAGGAGTTGGCGTCATTGTCAACTCGTGCAGAGCTTGTGAACCCTGTGAGCAAAACCTAGAGAATTACTGTTCAAAATTGGTTTTCACATATAACTCAACTGATCACGACGGGACAAAGACTCAGGGAGGTTATTCCGACACAATGGTTGTTCATCAGCGTTATGTGATTCGCTTTCCCGACAGTCTACCCGGTGACGCAGGTGCTCCTCTTCTATGCGCAGGAATAACTGTTTACAGCCCAATGAAATACTATGGAATGACTGAACCTGGGAAGCATTTGGGCGTGGTGGGTCTTGGTGGTCTTGGCCATATGGCTGTCAAGTTTGGTAAAGCATTCGGTTTGAAAGTTACAGTTATCAGCACCTCGCAGAAGAAGGAAGCTGAAGCCATTAATAAATTAGGTGCTGATGCCTTCCTTCTTAGCACTGACCCAACAAAAGTGCAG GGTTGTCTGGGAACGATGGACTATATCATTGATACAGTTTCTGCAGTACATGCTTTAGCCCCTCTGATTGGATTGTTGAAGCTGAATGGGAAACTGATTACTTTGGGGCTACCAGAGAAGCCATTGGAGGTTCCCATTAATAAATTATGCTTAG GGCGTAAGCTTGTTGGTGGGAGTGATTTTGGAGGAATGAAAGAGACGGAAGAGATGCTTGAGTTTTGTGCAGAGCACAACCTAACATCTGAGATTGAGCTGATACGAATGGAGGACGTTAATACTGCAATGGAACGACTTGTCAAGTCTGATGTTAAGTATCGGTTTGTGATTGATGTGGCGAATTCATTATCGCCACAGTTGGTGAAGCTTTGA
- the LOC124913886 gene encoding RNA-binding protein 39-like, translating into MDFDEYEYLEKTVEETEPDVLPSKKNKDKDASGDKNSKGYRRKDRDDEDASGDDEDKKSKKSRAEDENGGRQDRDGGRERSSRTERHRSSRDGDRSSRDGDRDREKYRGRSSREDRDSEREIDRGSREKDSEKDREKRDKEKERVKERSRRDKEKDPESDREKDRERERSRRSRSRSKSSRVLESERGGRERESLRERGRELEVRESRRFKDKKELVEPEHDPERDQRTVFAFQMPLKATERDVYEFFSKAGKVRDVRLIMDRNSRRSKGVGYVEFYDAMSVPMAIALTGQLLLGQPVIVKPSEAEKNLVQSTASAAGSAAGPYGAVDRKLYVGNLHFNMTELQLRQIFEAFGPVELVQLPTDPETGHCKGFGFIQFSKLEDAKAAVTLNGQLEIAGRVIKVSSVTDHVGVQDSGAKAADFDDDDGGGLALNAQSRALLMQKLDRSGTATSITGSLGVPALNGAASGQHAVTLPMNGQAAIPAALLPAIVVSEPIGIPSECLLLKNMFDPTMEMDPEYDLEIKDDVEAECSKYGPVIHIHVDKNSAGYVYLRFETIQASAAAQAAMHKRWFARKMISAVFLQPYEYDAKFKHAAV; encoded by the exons ATGGACTTCGACGAGTACGAGTACCTTGAAAAGACTGTCGAGGAAACAGAACCAGATGTCTTGCCTTCAAAGAAGAATAAGGACAAGGACGCCAGTGGAGACAAGAACAGCAAAGGATACAGGAGGAAAGATAGAGACGACGAGGACGCCAGCGGCGATGATGAGGATAAGAAGAGTAAGAAATCGAGAGCTGAAGATGAAAATGGTGGTAGACAAGATAGAGATGGCGGTCGAGAGAGGTCTTCGAGGACTGAACGGCACCGGAGCAGCAGAGATGGAGACCGGAGCAGCAGGGACGGAGACAGAGACAGAGAGAAGTATCGTGGTCGGAGTAGTAGAGAGGATAGGGATTCGGAGAGAGAAATTGACAGAGGTTCGAGAGAGAAGGATAGTGAAAAGGATAGGGAGAAAAGAGATAAAGAGAAGGAAAGGGTGAAGGAACGTAGTCGAAGGGATAAAGAGAAAGATCCGGAAAGTGACCGGGAGAAGGATAGGGAAAGAGAGAGGTCTCGAAGAAGCAGGAGCAGGTCGAAGTCCTCTAGGGTGCTTGAGAGTGAGCGTGGAGGAAGAGAGAGGGAATCTTTGAGAGAGCGTGGACGGGAACTGGAAGTAAGAGAGAGCAG GAGATTTAAAGACAAGAAAGAGCTAGTGGAGCCTGAGCATGATCCTGAAAGGGACCAGAGAACAGTTTTTGCTTTCCAG ATGCCTTTGAAGGCAACTGAGAGAGATGTTTATGAGTTCTTTTCTAAAGCAGGGAAG GTCAGGGATGTGCGGCTGATCATGGACAGAAACTCAAGACGGTCCAAAGGAGTCGG GTATGTTGAATTTTATGATGCAATGTCAGTGCCAATGGCAATTGCACTTACCGGACAGTTACTTCTGGGACAGCCTGTAATCGTTAAGCCATCAGAAGCAGAGAAGAACCTTGTCCAAAGCACTGCATCGGCGGCAGGTTCAGCTGCTGGACCTTATGGTGCAGTTGATAGAAAACTTTATGTTGGTAACCTGCACTTCAACATGACTGAACTTCAGCTTAGACAG ATATTTGAGGCTTTTGGACCTGTGGAGCTTGTGCAATTACCTACTGACCCAGAGACGGGGCACTGCAAAGGATTTGGATTTATTCAA ttTTCCAAACTTGAAGATGCCAAGGCAGCTGTAACTTTGAATGGGCAGTTAGAGATTGCTGGTAGGGTTATCAAG GTTTCATCAGTTACTGATCATGTTGGGGTGCAAGACTCAGGTGCCAAAGCAGctgattttgatgatgatgatggtggtGGTCTG GCATTGAATGCACAATCAAGAGCATTGCTCATGCAGAAGCTTGATAGGAGTGGCACCGCAACAAG TATTACGGGGTCTCTTGGAGTACCAGCGCTCAATGGGGCAGCTTCAGGTCAACATGCTGTTACCTTACCCATGAATGGACAAGCTGCCATTCCTGCTGCACTTCTTCCAGCAATTGTGGTGTCGGAGCCTATTGGAATCCCCAGTGAATGTCTCCTCTTgaagaatatgtttgatccGACTATGGag ATGGACCCAGAGtatgatttggaaatcaaaGATGATGTTGAGGCAGAATGTTCCAAATATGGTCCAGTTATACATATTCATGTTGACAA GAATAGTGCCGGTTATGTATATCTTCGATTTGAAACCATTCAAGCTTCTGCGGCTGCTCAAGCAGCAATGCATAAGAGGTGGTTTGCACGCAAGATGATCTCAGCAGTATTTTTG CAACCGTATGAGTACGATGCAAAGTTCAAACATGCTGCCGTGTGA